GCCATGCTCGTTCAACCGATGTCCGCGCATCGCGCGAAGCGCCGCGTGCCGAAGACCCTGCCCCGCTCGAACCGCGCCGCGCGCGCAGCCGATCGTGATGGCGGCGGCGGCCGCAGCAAGGTCTTCGTGACGCGATTGCGGCATCGCGCCCATGAAGCCTTGATCGTCACGCATCCGCATGTCAGTCCGATGTGCGGGCGGCGCCTCGGCGCGGGCGGCGTATCTGGCGTCGCGCGCGATCGGCCGGGCCTTCGCATCGCACGCAATCGGCGAACCATCGTCGTGCGGCGTGCATCACGCGGACGCGCCGGATCGGTCCGGCGGCGGCTCGACGGTGAGCTTTTTCGGGAGCCGATGCGGCGCCCGCGATATCCGCCGTGCGCACACGATCCGCGGCTCGCGCCCGTGCAACGCCTCCGGCCGCATCCCGCGCGCCGCCGCGCGACGGCGTTCGCTCGCCCCGTCCGGCGCCGGCCGTCGTTCGCGTGCGCAAGCCGCGCGCACGCGCTCATGCGGCGTGCCGGCCGCACGTTCGATGAAACCCGGGGAACCGAATAGCTGCACCATCGAATCGCCTCGTCGCGTGATCATACTTGCCCGGTGTCGCGCTCGCGGCCGAACCGGTGCTGCGCGCCCGCATGCCAGCCGGGCAACCGGCCGCTCTCGCCGAACAGCTTCGCGCGCAGCGTCGGCGCAGCGTCGTAGTCCTCCTTGTAGAGGCCGCGATTCTGCAACTCCGGCACGATCAGATCGACGAAATCGTCGAACGACTCGGGCACCACCGTGCGCGTCACATTGAAGCCGTCGATGCCCGTTTCCTCGACCCATGCGGCAAGCGCGTCCGCGACTTGCGACGGCGAGCCGACGAGCGGGCGATAGCGTCCGCCGATCGACATCTGCTCGAGGATGCGCCGCACGGTCCATGCCCCCGTCGCGCTCGCCGTCGAGATCGCGTCGACGGCCGATTGAATCGCATCGGTCTTCACGTGCGCGATCGGCTCGTCGGGGCCGAAGCGCGAGAAATCGATGCCGGTCGAGCTCGCGAAGTGCGCGAGCCCCGCTTCCGGGTTCGCGTGGCGCCGGTATTCGTCGAACTTCTCGCGCGCCGCCCGCTCGTTGTCGTCCGTCACGACCGTGATGCCCGCGAAGATCTTGATCGACGCCGGATCGCGGCCGATCCGCGCGGCGGCCGCGCGAATGTCGGCCGCCGCCGAGCGCGCGGCGGCCTTGCTCCGGCCGTTCACGAACACGCATTCGGCATGCTTCGCGGCGAACTCGACGCCGCGCGCCGACGAACCGGCCTGGTACAGCACCGGCGTGCGCTGCGGCGACGGCTCGCTCAAATGAATCGCGTCGACCGAGTAATACGGCCCGTCGTGGCGCACGCGGCGCACCTTGTCGGGCCGCGCGAACACGCGCGCGTCGCGGTCGCGGATCACCGCGTCGTCGTCCCAGCTCCGTTCCCACAGCTTGTAGACGGCCTCCATGTAGTCGTCCGCGCGCGCGTAGCGCTCGTCGTGCCCGATCTGCCCCGCGAGGCCCATGCCGCGCGCCGCGCTGTCGAGGTAGCCGGTCACGATGTTCCAGCCGATGCGGCCTTTCGTCAGGTGATCGAGCGTCGACATTCGCCGCGCGAACAGATACGGCGGCTCGTACGTGAGATTCGCGGTCACGCCGAAGCCGAGATGCGTCGTCGCGTGCGCCATTGCCGGCACGAGCAGCAGCGGATCGTTGACGGGCACCTGCACCGATTCGCGCAGCGCGACATCGGGGCCGCCGCCGTACACGTCGTAGACGCCCACGATGTCGGCGAGAAAGATCCCGTCGAACTTGCCGCGCTCGAGCGTGCGCGCGAGATCGGTCCAGTAGTCGAGGTCGGTGTACCGCGCGGAGCGGTCGCGCGGATGCGTCCACAAGCCGTGATTGATATGGCCGACGCAATTCATGTCGAACGCGTTCAGCAGGATCTTTCTCTTCGCCATCGCGCGCACTCGCGGCCTTGTCACCCGACCGCGTACAGCGAGCCGAATGCGTTGTCGAGCGACTTCCTCACCGCCGGCGAATGCTGATGGATCGCAATGAAGCGGCGAATGCGCGGATCGTTCGCGATCGCGACCGGCGCGCCGTCCTTCGGTTGATCGAAGCGTTTGATCTTCCTCGAATAGAGGCCGATCTTCATGATTGTGCGCGGCGCGATCGCGACGAAATCGTAGCCGCCCTGCTTCTTCGCGTTCTCGAGGAACGGGATGTGATGAAAATGGTTGACGTCGATTTCCTGGTTCGCGAGCGGCGCGCTCCAGTCGGTGAACTCGATGATCTTCACGTCGAGGCCCTGCGCCTCCTTCGCCGCCACCTTCAGCGCTCCGATCTGCGGGCTCGTCGCGATGCCGGCCTTCAGCGGCGCGGAATCGGCATGCGCGAGCGGCGCGGCGAACGCGACAAGCGCAAATGCGGCGGCGGCCGCACGCGATGCGCGCCGGACGACGCGCACAAGGAAAAGGCGAGACTGCATAGGAGAACTCTCTTCAGGATGCCGAAACGCATGTGTCCGGCGGTCAGGCGAAACCGCCTGCACCTACGCTTGCGCGACTGTGCGGCCGCTTCGTTTCGGAATGAACTGCGATCGATGATAGGGCCGGGCGGCGAAGATGGTCTACGAAGCGATTTCGCAAAGTAAATCGCCGCGGACGATATAGCGCGAACGCGCC
The nucleotide sequence above comes from Burkholderia thailandensis E264. Encoded proteins:
- a CDS encoding LLM class flavin-dependent oxidoreductase is translated as MAKRKILLNAFDMNCVGHINHGLWTHPRDRSARYTDLDYWTDLARTLERGKFDGIFLADIVGVYDVYGGGPDVALRESVQVPVNDPLLLVPAMAHATTHLGFGVTANLTYEPPYLFARRMSTLDHLTKGRIGWNIVTGYLDSAARGMGLAGQIGHDERYARADDYMEAVYKLWERSWDDDAVIRDRDARVFARPDKVRRVRHDGPYYSVDAIHLSEPSPQRTPVLYQAGSSARGVEFAAKHAECVFVNGRSKAAARSAAADIRAAAARIGRDPASIKIFAGITVVTDDNERAAREKFDEYRRHANPEAGLAHFASSTGIDFSRFGPDEPIAHVKTDAIQSAVDAISTASATGAWTVRRILEQMSIGGRYRPLVGSPSQVADALAAWVEETGIDGFNVTRTVVPESFDDFVDLIVPELQNRGLYKEDYDAAPTLRAKLFGESGRLPGWHAGAQHRFGRERDTGQV
- a CDS encoding MetQ/NlpA family ABC transporter substrate-binding protein, with translation MQSRLFLVRVVRRASRAAAAAFALVAFAAPLAHADSAPLKAGIATSPQIGALKVAAKEAQGLDVKIIEFTDWSAPLANQEIDVNHFHHIPFLENAKKQGGYDFVAIAPRTIMKIGLYSRKIKRFDQPKDGAPVAIANDPRIRRFIAIHQHSPAVRKSLDNAFGSLYAVG